In the genome of Falsirhodobacter halotolerans, the window ACGCCCGAAGATCAGATCGCGGCCCTGAACGGTGCCGGTTTCGCCATCACGGGGGATGTTCCGGTGACGGCGGCGATGATGGCGGTTCCGGGGCTGCGCGCCGTGCACAAATGGGGCGTCGGCTATGACAACATCGATCTGGAGGCCGCGCGCGCGCATGGGGTGCGGGTGCTGCGCACCACCGGATCGAACGCGGTGGCGGTGGCGGAAACGACGCTGGCGCTGATCCTGGCCGTCAATCGCAACATCCAGCGGGGCCATTCCGGCATCGCGGGCGGCATGTGGCGGAAATCCGAACTCTCCCCCACCTCCCATCGGCTGTCGGGCAAGACGGTGGGCATCATCGGGCTGGGGCATATCGGGGCGGCGCTGGCGCGATTGCTGGCGGGGTTCGGCTGCAACCTGCTTTACACCAAGCGCACCCCCCTTCGGGCCGAGGAGGAGCGCGCCCTGTCCCTGACCTTCGCCCCGCTGAACGATCTGCTGGCGCGGGCGGATGTGGTCACGCTGAACTGCGAGCTGAACGCCACCACCCGCGATCTGATGGACGCGGCGCGGCTGGCGCAGATGAAGCCCGACGCCATTCTGGTCAACGCCGCGCGGGGTGGGGTGCTGGTGGAACAGGCGCTGGCCGATGCGATCCGCGCCGGGCGGCTGCGCGGGGCGGGCGTGGACGTCTTCGCGGTGGAGCCGATCGCCCCCGACAATCCGCTGATCGGGTTGGACCGTGTGATCCTGACGCCGCATATCGGCGCGGTATCCGCCGACAGCTTCGCCCCGTCGATGCAACGGATCATCGGCAACCTGGCCGCGGTGGCGGCAGGGCGGCCCCCGCGCAACGGCGACCTTGTCATCTAGGGGTGATTCGGACGTGTGAAGCCCAGATCGCGGGCGATGCCGGGTGTCAGACGTTTCGTGATCGCTATGAAATCGTGCACAAGGGGCGATGTTTCACCACTGGGCCAAGCGACGA includes:
- a CDS encoding 2-hydroxyacid dehydrogenase yields the protein MRLVMLDPAQPERLDRIRPFLPAGWTLDTAASRTPEDQIAALNGAGFAITGDVPVTAAMMAVPGLRAVHKWGVGYDNIDLEAARAHGVRVLRTTGSNAVAVAETTLALILAVNRNIQRGHSGIAGGMWRKSELSPTSHRLSGKTVGIIGLGHIGAALARLLAGFGCNLLYTKRTPLRAEEERALSLTFAPLNDLLARADVVTLNCELNATTRDLMDAARLAQMKPDAILVNAARGGVLVEQALADAIRAGRLRGAGVDVFAVEPIAPDNPLIGLDRVILTPHIGAVSADSFAPSMQRIIGNLAAVAAGRPPRNGDLVI